The Canis lupus familiaris isolate Mischka breed German Shepherd chromosome 5, alternate assembly UU_Cfam_GSD_1.0, whole genome shotgun sequence region CTCAACTTCTCAGCTACTTGTCATTGTTACTTTTTTCTGAACCTTGAAAAAAATTCTCCACATTCTTTCTAAATTGTTGAACAATAAACTGACCTATTAACCTGCAAGTCAGAGTAGAGCTCACTTAAGAGGGATTTTCAGGACATTTCCATATCTTCCCTCTTTCAACTCTCTTGCTTGTTGTGTTGCCTATTAGGTTGTTGGCTAGTTATGAGGACCCTCGACCTCCTATTGACCATTTATAGACAGGTGAATAGGTCCTACATGACAGAGACCTGGTCTTTTCCCTTCTCAAAATAAGATCAGCCTGATTGCCCCTATGAtaccaggaggaggagaagttGTGATAATGAGCAAGAATATTAACTTTGAGAAGTAGAGGATAAACCTTCTGTAAAATGTAGGGGACTTGGAATTGATAAGCTGGCACAAAAGTGGTGCCCAGGAACTATGAGTAGTTAGCTTTGAAAATTAGATGAGTCTTAGTCCTAGTGCTAATCATATTCATAGAAGGATGGTCAGTTTTTCTGTCTATAGTCTTGAAGGTGGGCTAGAGGTATTGTTGCATGTGGGAGATGGTCTTCCCAAATTAGCATTCAGATTTTAACAATAAGGACAGATTTCCTAGTGATGACCTAAAAGTGGCACTGTCACTCACTGAGTCATCATGACTGTCCCTGCTTAAGGAATAGCCAGATCTCCTCCCTGAGGCGAACAGGTCCCCAGCTTTCCTGATTTATAAATCACTGCTATACCAATGTCTCTTATAAAAAGATGTTATGAAAAGAATATTGACATCGGAATCTGACCTGAGTACAGATGCTGGCTGACCCTGTTTTCCTGgtctataaaacaggaaaataccTCGTAGTTATGTTTTAAGAgtcaaggagaaaagagaagtagCAATGACTCAGTGTGAGTAGAGCCCTAGATGCAGTTCTTGTAGGGAAATCTGTCTGGGTTGAGAATTTTAAGGGTTGGTGTAGCCTGTACAGGGCCCGCAGGTGAGTCCTAAGGAATGAGGCATATGTAGATGCCTAAGGGCCTCTGGCAAATAGAAGTGTTGGTATTGGCCAATCTGACGGGGAGAGAGGTGTTGAAAGGATATGTTGGATAGATAGAAAAATCACAGCATCCTCTATCTAATTCTTCCgtttcagatacattttttttctttagtcatgTTATTTAAAGGCTTGAACTCGATAAGGTAGAACAAGTcaatagctttcatttttttccactgcCACTTTCCAATATAGTCCTATGGATCTCCTTCTTCCCTGCCCCTGATAGCATCCCAGGAAGATGGTATGGCTTTCTTGTCACGCAGGAGtattaaaacaatgattttcatGTATTCCAGAGCCCAGACCCACCTAGATTGAAAATGtactcattcatttttaagtgCTTCTCTTGGCTGAGTTCAGGCCGCCTGAGGGTCAGAGCCtaagaggagggaaggagcagcAGAATGTTCCTCCACTCTCTCTGCTCcatgcccctcctcctcccaacgTCTGGCTCCCCTAGAGTCTGGGGgaggagactttttaaaagaaggcaaAGGATAGTGTCTACTTTTTAcataaaaacagtaaatattctCTTGGTTCTCAAACATCCTTTGTTATGTCAGGAATGCGATTATTAATTAGCTCTTGTGTCAGGTATTTTATGGGTTCTCCAGAGAACCCTGTAGAAAACCTCCACGCTGTCCTTTGATGTGGCTTTTGGACCTCCTGGCTGACCTCTTACAGACCTTTTAAGTTCCTAGTTAAGTCATTCACCCCTCCCAACAGTGCTCTgagactgtgtcacccaggctgcctgccccGCATCCACTGGGGCTGTGGAAAGCTCACCCCCCTCCTCCCGAAAAGGCCAAGTGCAGCTGCTGCCTCTGTGCCCCTCTGGCCAGCCTCCTATTGCATACTGCCCTAGTAGGCATCAGGTACCCTTCTCTGCCTCCACAACACAGAGCAGGTTCTCTCAAGAACTTTCTTGGGCATCATCCTGAGGGCAGCAAGTGTGGAATGAGTGTGTTTCAGACACTGTCTTCCCTCTTAGAAAGAACCCCCATCTCTGTGTGGTTCTCTTGAGATCCATCTCCACCCTCTTCCTCACATGGATGGGTAGGGAACATCACAATACCCACCAGTTGCTATGAATTCCCTTCCAAGAATCCTCCCTAATGAATCTGTGCGCTTCTCTTATGTAGTCTGTTGGGTGTGGGGCTGGCCAGGTTGGCCCCTTCTTAGAAGCAGTGTGTTGAGCCTCTCTCTTTGGAATATGGGACACATAGCACCCATGGGACTTGACTTTGAGGCTTTATTAAAAATTCTGGGCAACAGAGAAGTCCATTCTACATTTTATAAACATGGATGGAATAGCAAAAAGAATGGCTTAAAAAATTAATCCATCAATTAGTAGAGTGGAAAGTGACTTCCAGGTTCTTTGTTTCTATGTTCGAGGCCAGTGACTACAAACATTTTCCTAACTGTCATAATTGTCTTAGTCCTGCCTGCTAAGACACATTACCATCCAGAAACTCATGAAACTATTTCTGACTTCTCTCCCATCCCAAAATGTGTCTAATCCACATTGGCTTCCCTTAGGATGCTTTCTCTAGATCTAGTCTCAGAGGCTAACAAGAGTAACcgatgagtattttattttattttattaaagatttaattattcattcatgatagagagagagagaggcagagacacaggcagagggagaagcaggctccatgctgggagcccgacgtgggactcgatcccgggtctccaggattgccaaaggcaggcgctaaactgctgagccacccagggatccccaacagatGAGTATTTTACTAGAGGCCTTCTGGAATGCCTTATCTGCTAATGGTGAAATTTTCAGACCCAAAGGCAGGCTGTTGGAGAAGACAGCACTGAGACACATCCAATTCTAACAACATCAAATTTGAGGAGCCCCTGAGTTATTTTCGTACAATGCTTTGCACATAATAAAAGCTTTTGATTCGGAATTCTGATTGACTGGTGTCCTTTGCTGTTTCTAATACACATGACAACACAGCTCTCTATGGGtaatcacaaaaaagaaatgttcctAATGTTAGAATAATATGCCACACGTCTTTACGAGAAAAGGCTGAGTCGAAGATTtaattacttctatttttatttctcattatttcccCTACAAAACAGGTAGATGAAAACAGTGGGAGTTGTAAGTGAAACACATCTTCCTCCTCAGACTCTTTCTCTAAAAGTGgatttacatttccttctggGAGTGACATGCTGTTGATTATTTGGGGGAATCAATCAACAATTTCCAACccatccccatttttaaaaaatgccttgtGTCCTCTCTAAGAAGAATgaggaagacaaaatattttcttaacaaatCTTTAGTTTGtagtttgtggggttttttgtttgtttgttttgttttgttttgttttggcagtgGAAGCCATAATCACGTGCTGATGATAAGCATACTATTAGCACCTGCAAACATGGGATTAGGATAAGCGCTGTGAGCCACCAGCAGGAACAGGTGAGCCACCTGGCAACAAAAATCCTGTTTAGGTCTCAACAGAGCACAAAggacaatatttttctttgtaggtctttgatttttttcttctgctccagtgctagttttttcttttggtttggcAGATTGTCTCAGCAACCCATCTTCATGAAGCAATAGGATGGGGTGAAGAAAGACTGCCCTGGCATCAAAGCCTTGGATTCAAGTCGTGATCAGCTAATGACTCACTGTGGGCATGTTGCCCAAATGCTCTGAATCTCAATTTCCTCTTTAGCAAAACAAATAATATCTGCTCTCCCAACCTCAAAAACAACTCTCATGATGTGTTAAATAAAGCTACCAAGATACATGAAGATGTTTTATAAACTCTGAAACCCTACACAACTGTGTAATCGGGAAACTGGGGATGAGGTATGAGAGGAGAGGGAGTGGGTAGAGCTGTGGTCACCCGGGAGCTGAGTTCCTACTCCTGGGCACCTGCTCGGCCTCCTGTGGTCCCAAAAATAGAGACAATGCTCCATAATGTGATCTACAGGTTCTGCAAGATCTGGCTCCTTCCTACCTCACTAACCTTGCCTTCTACACTCCTCTCTTCATCCAGAACTGCTCTCCATCCTTCAGCTTTTAGCCAGTTATCACTTCCTTAGGGTATCCAGCCATGACTCCCTGACTAGGTTACAATTTCTCCAATTGCATGATCTTATAGAAGCATGTACCCTTCCAAATTCGTAAAGTTTGTCATGGTTACAATCTCCCTTTAGCAAATGATCTCTCATATTAATGTTTGTCTCCCTTATTTGCCTGTATTGGAGGAGGGGATAAATTTTGTCTTTAACCATTTTATTCCTGGTTCCTATCACAATGCTGGGTATATGGTAGGTGCTTAGTgcatttgttaagtgaatgaataaatgaccagATGGATGAATGATGAGTCCATCCTGTAGATCCCATGCGATTCAAGTGTAACTCTTGGGTATTTGAGCCTCATTCCCGAGAGGGAGTAGTTGACAAAATGGGCATTGGAACCGTAGAAAGCCAGAATATGACTTTGGTGCAAACTGCCCTTTTATGCtcagaaatttatttatctaaggTCATGGACTTAGATACATTTAGGCTTGTGTACATCAAGTGGACATAGACCTAAGGACATGCATCTGGAGAAAGTATGACTCCTAGAGAGAACCCCACTCTGTGTAAGACGGTAAACGTTGCTGAAGATAAAATTGCACCTGAAAAGATTCATTTTctcaggaaaacaacaaaaaactcatgTTATTTCTCTAAGGAGGGAATTGGCTTGGCCTATGCTGGCAAACTTATGTATACTTGTGTTGGTGTGTGCATTCTTGCTTGAGCAGCAGCCATCTGAATATGCCAGGCTACTTGATGGAGAACAAGCAGTGCTGCCTCAGAGCTCAGCAGGTGAAGCTGGAGGGAAAGCACCAGCTTGGAGGGAAAGGCATTTCCCCAGCCCTGCAAGTAATCCGGCATGCCTCTGAACTTGGTGAAGTGACCTGCTTGGGGACATTGGGAGCCAGAACCTTTATTCTCCTACAGGAATTGTCAACTCTATCGACTGGTTAAGGGAGTGGGGGACAGATGGCAGTGAGAGAAACAGGGTGGGTAATGCATGGTGATTTCAGCTGACACACAGGTTTATGAGTAAGCATGAGGCTTCTCCTTGAGGACTTGCACAAATGCCTGAGAAAGACCTAGGGGTGAGGTAGTCAGCCTGAGGGCCTGGCAGAGCAGGTGGGACAAGCAAAGGAACTTGGATCATGGTCATGAAGGGGACTTTATTTGTAGCCACTGCCTGGGTAGATCTGCTGACGTTGGAGTTCCATTTTAAAGGATTTATAACGTCATTTTGTATAGGTAAAAGACATTTCTGAGAAACTGCTAATTTTCtccacacacccacccacattGGGCACTTCTTGGGCACAGCCATTTGGTGGTCATCGATTTGCCTGGGACTTTCCTAGCTTTAGCATGGAAAGTGCCCAGTTCTGGGCAAACCAGGACAGTTGCTCACTCTACTTCTCATTCACACTGTTTCTTAACTTCATCCTGGGAAGACAGAGCTGACCACCCACAGCCTCATAATATAGCAGAAAGGGGAATATATCTTCCCTTCTGGGATAGTAAGAATCTACAAAACCACACAGATATATTGTGAAACCCCCCTTCAAATTGTGTACCTGAGGAGGAAAATAAACACAAGGAAGCTTCCTCTCAAGGTATTATCCTGGACCAATAGTTCGTTTTCATTTGCCAAGACATATTGTCcagaatttttttgaagattttatttatttatttgagaaagagcgtgaataggggggaggggcagagggagaaggagaagctgactccccgctaagcagagagcccaactcggggctcgatccgaggaccccgaggtcatgatctgagccacaagcagatgcttaacctactgaaccacccaggtgccccacagcatTACATCTACAATGGCTGGTCACACTAGGTTTTTCCTATGATAGAAGCAATTTTGCAATATATTTAGTAATGAATCAGGTATACAATTAATGTTattagtttaaaaacattttatacaagtaaaatctaaatgagaaaaacacatttGTCAGAAATTCTGCTTTGATTTTTCATTCTGAAGTTATGAATTACTGTATCACCAAGATAGCCAAATCCTTAACAAAAGGGAGAGTGACTACCACCCCCAAAGGAGGCAAATAAATGTAGAGTGGTGAAGGATAAGGAGGAGAAACGATTCTTCTGACATTCCTTTATTCCAGAGATTCCGTGGAGGAGGCCGGTCCTAGATGAACAGGTTCCTAGGTCTTGGTGTTAGATAGAAGGAGTCACTGGACCTGTCTGCTGGGGCATAGAATGGTGGGACTATAGGACCAGCCATCCGGAGAGAGGACTCCTCTTCTTTTCCCAGACAAGCTGAGAAGATGAGGAACAACCCACCGAGGGCCAGGAAAATCCCAGCAGCCCAGCCCAGGTAGAGGGCATCTCCAAACTCCCAGCGAGGCACAATCTCAGGGATGCTGTCATCCCAGAAGTCTTGGATTGTGGCGTAGGCCACCCAAGAGACTGGAAAGAGGGTGGTGGCTGAAGCAGATGCTTCCAAAGTCCCTCCCAGGAGGCAAAGCCACCTCTTAAATACCCATCTGTTCCTGTACAACTGGAAGCATTCAGACCCAAAGCCAGAGAGCAgaagccccaggagccccagcccaTGGGAGGCTACCATGAGGATGCGGGATACCTGGAGGTCCTGGGGCAGAGATAAGAAGGACTCAAAGGCCTTGCACACGACAACTTCCTCCTGATTCACGCAGACCTCCCAAAGCCCCATGATCCAGGTCTCCATTTCGTTCAGTTCCAGATTAAGAGTCTTCCACTGGGGCAGGATGGTGGTGACACAGGAGCAGACCCAGCcgaggagagagaggagcagccCTCCAAGCTGGGCTTTCTCGCGGAAACTCCAGGCCATGGCTGCTCCCACTACAGTGGCAGAAAGCAAAGGACAGGTGGCTCGGTGACTGGTTAGCGGGCAGTACTTTTGGGGAGGCCCAGTGGAAGGTCATTCACATTTGGAGAGGGCTCTTGTTTCAGTTTTTAGGCAGCAGCTGAGGCAGGTGCCAGGAACTTGGCAATGTTGGGTTTGGGGGTGTGCCCAAGATGGGATGTGGGCGTGGGTTGTGGAGGAGGGCCCCGGGACAGGCAAAAAAGGCCAGACAGTAAGCCATCAGTATCTATATGATGAGTAAATTCATAAACTTGAAGGTAAAATCACTCCCCAATTCTAAGATGAGAATGATGTCCTGGGAATACACACTGATGTAACCTTTCTGGAGGGAAACATGAtttcataattcatattttaatttttttaagatttatgtacttatttgagagggagagagagaggaggggcagatggagagggagagaaatcctcaagcagcctccctgatgagcacagaggcccatgtggggctcaaccccggGACcctgatgagatcatgacccaagccaaaatcaagagtgaaacacttaaccaactgagctacccaggcagctCTCATGtttcatactttcatttttatttttttaaagattttatttatttatgcatgagagacacacagatagaggcagagggagaagcaggctccctgcagggaaccccaggatcacgacctgagctgaaggcagatgctcaaccactgagccacccaggtgtaccatCATATTCCAtactttcaaatatactttgACCCACTACCTTACCTCTAGAAAGTTAACTAATTTATTGTGAATATATACAAAGATCATGAAAATGTCTGTGGAGATATTATTGATGATTATACATTTTGGTTAACACTAGGCAGCTATTTTGAAGTGAGGTAGAAGAAATTTCAATGACATGAAAAATATTCTTGGCGCGTTGTTAAGTGAGACAGGCAAGTGACCAGTGTTTAGAGTATGTAGGGTACAATTTCACTTTCAAAAAAGAGCgtatatttatatctatgtaAATACATATCATCTACCACAAACTGTGAACCATGGTTATCTTAGTGGAAGGattatggataatttttatttccttgtgattGCATATGTATTTGACGCATTTTAcaagttaatatttttgtaagcaggaaaaaagatggaaaatgccCCATCCAAGGAACCTGTCCAGACCCAGGATCTACCAGGAGGGTAGTGTTCCCTCCCCAACCTCCTGGGGCTGAAGGGCAGTAGTAGCTAGAGTAACTGGTACTCAGGCCTGCTTTCATTCCTATTTGCTGTTGCCAAGAAGCGCGTTCtgacaggaaaggaaataatttgcATTTACTGAGCATGGCTAAGTGCCAGACTTTGACTAGATACTTTgtccttatttaattttcacaccACCACTGCAAAATACATGTTAGGTCATGTGCCAAGGTCCCCCAGCTGGTAAGCAATGGATCCAGCTCCTGAGCCGGGGGTTTCAGATTGTCACTTCGTGTTGTGGTCTCCAGGCTGCCACAGAGATTTCTTCTGCACTGTGCCTGCACCCTGGTGACACAGCATGTGGGGAGGGTTCATCTTTATAGCAAAACACAGAGGAAAGTTGAGATCTCTTATAACGAAGACATAAATGTTGACCAGTGTAGCCCCCTATTCATATTTTAACCTCCTAATTATCCTGTGGTGCCCTACGAAGTGGAagcaggggtgtggggaggggaagcagggaggaaggatCTAAGACAACATGACCTTGACTTTACCTGCATGATGTCTCAATACAGTCTGATCAGATTATCAGTGGTGTGGGGGGTCAGGGAGGTGACCAGAATCATCTTGAagaccctttttttcctttttaaaatattttatttatttattaatgagagacacagagggagtagcaggctccctgcagagagcccaatgcggactcgatcccaggaccctgggatcatgacctgagccaaaggcagacgctcaactagtgaaccatccagatgtccccccttgttttccttttatgtcttattatagaaaatttcaaatatgtacaAAAGTAgagcaaatagaaaaagaaatttcatgtCCTACCACCGAGCTGCAGAAATTATCCACACATACCAATCATTTCATCCATGCCCACAGCCACTATCTGCATCCCTCCCTCCACACTGTTTTGAAGCAAAATGGGGGGCTCTTTCAAATTGTAGGCTCCTTCTGCTGCTTTTGTAGCAACCACATGTTCTAATGAACACAGGGGCAAAATATTATGCATCCCTGGGAATGCTGTCTGGTTGTACTATATTCATCCaggtttgcattttttattttggttcttgAATGCACAGGCATGCCACATGTGTATGAGATCTGATAGGTCAGGAGAAATTCCTTCAGGTGCTGCTCCTTATTCCCCTGCCTTTTCTCCAGagcttactctttctttctttctttctttctcattattattattattttttatttatgatagtcacacagagagagagagagagagagaggcagagggagaaacaggctccatgcaccgggagcccgatgtgggattcgatcccgggtctccaggatcgcgccctgggccaaaggcaggcgccaaaccgctgcgccacccagggatcccctttctctctctttcaaaaagatttgagaaagagagagtgcatggtaggaggaggggcagagggagggagagagagagagaaagaaagagaacaaacctcaagcagactcccttttaagagcagaagcagagcctgactcagggctcaatcccatggccctgggatcatgacctgagccgaaatcaagagttgaacacttaacccactgagccacacaggtggccCTTTCAGAGCCCTTTCTTGACAATTTGTGAAAATCTGTGAGTTGCGAGACATAAAAACCTGTGAACTATGTAGGAGATCAAGTTAGTGAGGGAAAACAGAagccattcattttattatttttttatttattcaaatattcattcattcatgttggcatggactgtgtgtgtgtagcagTACCACTCcattcctgggacgcctgggtggctcagtggttgggtgcctgccttcagctcaggggtgcTGCGGGGtgatggggtcctggggggtgctgggggggtgCAGGatccagggtgatcctggagtccttggatcgagtcccacgtcgggctccctgcatggagcctgcttctctctctatgtctctctctctcctctctctctctctgggtctctcatgaataaataaataaaatcttaaaaaaagaatcatcatgTACATAGTATATTGTGAATATCTTTCAGTATGTAATACATGTaaataagaaacaatttttaaaaacttttgataAAGTCGATTTGTAATGTCAGAAGGCTGTCAAGTATCTTGTTCTAGTCTACACGGTTCTAATGATATTTATGCTTAggtaatagaaataatattaatataaatatgtattacatagaaaaaatacatgtgtgtttGTTACACAGATACATGTAGTATCTGCACAGAGATTACGTAATCTATGTACTTAGATTGCATTGTAAACTCTGCAGCACGAAAGGAGTGCAATTTAGACTTTCATTTGCAGGGTGATGCCGCTTGCTTTGCACACCTCCAGAGGGCGCTGTTCATACGGACCCTGATGGACGCTGCAGCCCTCAAGGGtgaatatttcacaaaaaaaaaaaaaaagatcaaagtgcGTTCCTCGGGTAGTCTCGCTGGATACATTTCACAGGTAAACGCTCTGAAGTTGAGAGAGGTTCATTTACGGCCggtttttaagtaaaaagattTCACTTCTTTTAGGGGAAAAACTGGCGGGAAACGACACACTATTTGAAAACCACCAGGGAGGAAACGCGTCTTCCCCAGTTTGCCAACTACGGGACACCGTGGAAATTCCACGCTAGGACAGTCGCGGTGCCTGCCGGGAGTTGTAGTGCGGCCGCACCTTCCGAGCGGCGGTCTGGGCAGCTCGAGACTCAGTTTCCCGGCAGTCCGCGCGCCCACGCCGCCGGCGGGCCCGGGCTGCTGCTGCGCTGGCGGCTGGAGAGTGACCCGGTCGCCGTCGGTTCCGGGCGCGGCGATGGCCTCCTTCGTGACGGAGGTCCTGGCGCACTCGGGGAGGCTGGAGAAGGAGGACCTGGGCACTCGGATCAGCCGCCTGACCCGGCGGGTGGAGGAGATCAAGGTGAAGGCCCGGCAGCCAGGGGCTGGCGGTGAAGGGACGCCGGGTGGGTCGGCGGAGGGCCGGGGAGAGGCGTGGGCGCTGAGCGCGGGCCGGGTGTGAGCCGAGTCGGGGGAGGCTCAGCCGCGAGGAGTGCGAGGTGGGAGGGCTGCGGGCTGTGTGGACCGGGGAGCGGCTCGGAGGGGGGCCCCGGATCCGGTCGGGGGGAAAGGAGGCGCGGACGCCCCGCaccgaggggaggggaggggaggggaggcgaggGGAGGCGGTGCCTGGGGTTGCTGGGGATGCTCGGGAtgctgggggtcctgggggtgcTGGGAGTGCTAGGGATGCtagggggtgctggggggtgcTCGGGGTGCTGGGCGGTCCTGGGGTGCTCGGGGTGCTGGGGATGCTAGGGGGTGCTCGGGgtgctgggggtcctgggggtgcTGAGAGTGCTAGGGATGCTGGGGAGTGCTGGGGGGTGCTCGGgatgctgggggtgctgggagtGCTAGGGATGCTGGGGGGTGCTGGGCGGTCCTGGGGGTGCTGCGGGTGCTGAGGGGTGCTGCGGGGtgatggggtcctggggggtgctgggggagctGAGGGGTGCTGGGAGGTGCTAGGGATGCTGGGGGAGCTGAAGGGTCCTGGAGGAGCTGAGGGGTCCTGGGAGTCCTGCGGGCTCCTGGGGGAACTGCAGGGTCCTGGGGGGTGCTGAGGGAACTGAGGTGTCCTGGGGGATGCTGGGGGTTGGGGCTAGGATGCAGATCGGCAGGCTGGGCTCCGGGGATTGGGAGGAAGACAGGAGACCAGCAGGGCAGGTGGGACTGGAAGGTGGGACCCCAGGTGTCCAGGGAGGGAGCATGTTGAAGGCTAGAAAGGTGGACAGGACCACTCCCTGATCTGTGTTCTCCTCCGCCCACTACTTTTTATACCTTTTGCTGAGGAATAAAATAGCTTTGGGGAGAATTGTTACGATTCTCTCCTCTGAAATTTATGTAGTTCCAGTCTATCCACATGTTGATGAAACTCTGGGCTTCATCCCCCAGTCGCTTGAGGCTGCTCTGAGTGTTGTAAAACATTGGCAAAGAGCACTTCAGTGGACCCTGCTGTCTGGAGATTGATACAGACACAAAAAGCACATTGCTAGTCGCAGT contains the following coding sequences:
- the CLDN25 gene encoding putative claudin-25, with protein sequence MAWSFREKAQLGGLLLSLLGWVCSCVTTILPQWKTLNLELNEMETWIMGLWEVCVNQEEVVVCKAFESFLSLPQDLQVSRILMVASHGLGLLGLLLSGFGSECFQLYRNRWVFKRWLCLLGGTLEASASATTLFPVSWVAYATIQDFWDDSIPEIVPRWEFGDALYLGWAAGIFLALGGLFLIFSACLGKEEESSLRMAGPIVPPFYAPADRSSDSFYLTPRPRNLFI